The Candidatus Hamiltonella defensa 5AT (Acyrthosiphon pisum) DNA window AAGATAAAAACTCCGTAGAGTTTCAAGATCTCCTACTAATTTTTGTTTTTGGTATTTAAGATCACCCATTAAATTCCACCAAGGTACCTCATCACGTAATTGAAAACGTGAAAGCAGAGTCTCACTGCTGAATGCATGGTTACCTATAATATTAATTTGCTGAATTTTTGCAGAGACCCCTTCAATGAAAACGAGTTTCAAGTCAACACGATTGCGTGGCAGACGTGTCGCAATCGCTTTCACCGAAGCGCTATATTTACCCACACTGTAATAAAAATTTTCCAATCCTTTTTCAATGTGAGATAAAGTAGTAGCATCTAATGCTTCACCTACTCTAATTCCAGATGACTTAAGATTTTGTTTAAGCACCTCATCTTGCATTGATTTATTACCAGAGAACGTAATATTAGCAATGGTAGGGCGTTCTTTGACTTTGATGATCAATTTGCCGCCATCATGAGCAACATCAACCTTCTCAAAATTCTCAGTCGCAAATAGTGAACGAATAATTTCAGCAGAAGCGGAATCAGCATCATTTACTTCATCACCAATGTGAAAAGGAATACTGAGAAGAGCTGCTCCAGGAGATACTCTTTGCAAACCTTCGAAATGAATAGATTCTACCTTAAATTTATCTGAACCATGTACTGTGGCGCTGCCAAGAAGCAGCGATGCTATGAATAATTTTTTCATTACCATCGTCGTTATACGTTTTCCTAGTCAGCTTCGATCCGTTAAAAGCGAGAAAAATCATTATAAAGTGCAATAACTATTAATAACAGCAAAAAAATCAACCCAATCCGATAACTTAAATTCTGTATTTTTTCAGAAATCGGCCTTCCTCTACATTTTTCCATCGCTAAAAAAAGAAGATGCCCACCGTCTAAAATGGGTAATGGAAGTAAATTAACTATACCTAAGTTGATACTGATTAATGCTAGAAATATTAAGTAATAAACGAAGCCATTATTAGCTGAAGCGCCCGCACCTATTGCAATAGAAATCGGACCCCCTAGATAATTAAGGGGTATTTTACCCAAAATTAATTTTGTTAACGTACTCACAGTTAAAGAAATTGTTTCCCAAACTTTTTGGGCAGCATGAGAAAATGCCAAATATAGATTATATCGGCAAGTAACTTCGTATCTTTCTATATCTTTGAGAGGAAGCATCTCTGGCATAATTCCAGCAAATCCTTCCTGGATCCTATTTCCACTTCGACCAATATTGACCCATTTTTCACCTAATTTTAATGTTAAAGTCACCGGTGCGCCTTGCCTTTCAATTTCTAATATCAAAGATTGATTTGGATTTTTTCGTATCAGAGTCAAAAAAGATAGCCAGCTATCCAGGAGATCATGATTCACTCTAACGATCTTATCACCTATACGTAATCCTGCTTTTTCCGCAGGGGAATTCGGCGCAATGTGAGATAATACAGAGGTAAATTGATAACAACAAGGCATGATGCCTAAATTAAATAGTTGATCCTGACTTTTATTCCCTAAATCCCAGTCTCTTAGATCCAGTATTTTTTTTTCTAATTGACCAGATTTTGTCATAACTACTTCTACTGGAACCTGCTGCTGCGCGACTTTTTTGAGAAGCTCCAAACGAGCTGAATTCCAACAAGGAGTTTTAACACCATCAACCGATTTTAACTCCATACCTATGATCATCCCTGATTTTTCAGCAATAGAGTTTGGTATTACGTCAATGATTAAAGAACGTACATCACCTACACCTATCATAAAAGCGCACATCCAGGCCAGCAAGGCAAAAAGAAAATTAGCCAGTGGACCTGCACTGATAATAGCGGTACGCTGTAGAATGGTTTTATTATTGAAAGCTTGATTTTTTAGATGTAAAGGAACCGTCTGAATACGTTCATCTAACATTTTAACGTATCCGCCCAATGGAATGAGAGCAATGATGTATTCAGTACCCTTAGCGTCCTTAGTTGACCACAGCCGTTTTCCGAAACCAATTGAAAAACGTTCTACATAAACCCCACAACGACGCGCCACCCAAAAATGGCCAAATTCATGCACTGCAACTAAAGTAGTCAGTGAAATGATAAAGGTGAGCATATTCCAAAGTAGATCGATCATAATCATGATAATTCCCACCTACATATGTGGATATTATTCATATTTTCTTTAAAAAACTAAAATATGAATAACATAAAACAGGCAAAAACAGGTACTGCTGCAGTCAAACTATCAATACGATCCAATATCCCACCATGGCCTGGAATCAAATAGCCACTATCTTTGATCCTTACTTGACGTTTGAACATGCTTTCAGTGAGGTCACCCAAGATCGAAGCAAACACAGAAATAACTGAGCAAATGAAAAGCTTTTGATACGTGATCCCTAAGGGAAAATAATAAGCAAATAATAAAGATATGAGGGTAGAGACCAACAGGCCGCCTATTAATCCTTCCCAAGTTTTACCTGGTGATATTTTTGGTGCTAATTGATGCTTACCAAATCTTTTACCAAAGATATAAGCTCCAGAATCAGCTCCCCACACCAACAGCATTAGGTAAAAAAGCCAGACAATGCCAATTTTATGATCTTGTTCATAGGCGTATTGACGCAGGGCCAACATCCCACAAAAAAAAGGGATAATCGTTAATATTCCAAAAATGATACGTAAAAAAGAGGAGTGCTGCCAAAAAACCGCGGAATTCGGATAGGTTAATACTAGGATTAACGCAATAATCCACCATCCTAAAGATAACCAAATAAGCAGACTAAAGCCAAAGGGTAAGAAATGAATGGAGGATTGATCAGTTAAAAAATTTAACAATAGTGATATTAAAAAAATACTAAAAAAAATTATTAAACCAATCCTTTGAGAGAACACAGTCAATCCCGCTAATCTTCCCCACTCCCATGCTGCTAAAAGGCAAATCACCAGGGTCACAATCGCAAAGCATAATGTTGATGATAAAAACACTGCACTGATAACAATCGGAAGTAAGATTAAAGCGGTGATGAAACGATGCTTTAGCAAAAGTTTTCCTTAGGATATATCAACATCAATAGGTACTGTCCTGCCGAAACGACGCTCACGTTTGGCAAACGCATTTAATGCACTTTCAAAAATGAATTCATCAAAATCAGGCCAGAGCACATCAGTAAAATAAAATTCCGTATAAGCGATTTGCCACAATAAAAAATTACTCACACGATATTCCCCGCCCGTTCTGATCATCAAATCTACATCAGGTTGTTCTTTAAGGCTAAGATAAGAATTCATTAATTCTTCATTAATTTGGGAAGGCTCCAGTTGCCCTATTTTAACGAGTGCTGCTAAAGATTGCACACTTTTTATGATGTCCCAACGACCACCATAATTAGCAGCAATGTTAAGTTTTAAACCATTATTATTTTCTGTGAGCTCTTCGGCGCTACGAATACGGTTTTGTAAACGTGGAGTAAAGCGGCTTATATCACCAATAATTTGAAAGCAAACATTATTTTTATGCAAATTTTTGACTTCATTTCCCAAAGTTTGCATAAAAAGCCTCATCAAGGCGGTCACTTCTTTTTCTGGGCGATGCCAATTCTCACTGCTAAACGCATAAAGCGTGAGGGAAGGTAAACGATGATTCACCGCAAAGTTAACCACATTACGTACGGATCTTGCACCTTCTTTATGTCCAAGTATTCTTAATTTACCTTTTTTTTCAGCCCATCGACCATTGCCATCCATAATAATAGCAACATGGCGAGGCCAATGAGAACGCAAACTATCCATCTGAAATTTTTTATATGGCATGAGGTGAAGCAGCTTCTAGATAAAAAAATTTTTCTCTGATATGAACAATGAATATGTGGTGATGATGTTGAAAAACGTCATTGTGGTTTTTCGTATTCATTATCTATTCATTCCTTAATTTTTAATGTATTAAAATTTTTAAAACTATAGCATTTTAATTTTTTAGGAACAAATTAAACGAATTGATTACATCATCGATATTACGAAGCGTTCTTGAAGGATCAGATAATACTGAACATGATCCATCAGCCATGAAATAGAGAAAGTTGCACAATGAAATCTAAAGAATTTGAATTCTACACTGATTTTTTATAACAAGCTCTGGGCAAACAAGGGCGACAGGGTTGTCTAAGGCCCTGGGGCAGGCGATGAGTCACGAGCAGATAACCCGTTTTTTATCCAAACGAGAGTACAGATCGAAAGAGTTATGGCAGGAGGCAAAGCCAGTGTTCATGAAATTAAACGTGAAGAGGGGTGCCTTATTTTTGACGATACAATTATAGAAAAAGCGGGGAGAGATTAGAATGACATCATGTGCTGGGGGGCATTATGACCCCAGTAAAAATCTCTCTGTTAAAGGAGTGAATCTGCTCAATGCGTTGTATCATTCTGATTGCGTATCCATACCCGTGGCATTTGAAGTAGTCAAAAAAACCGATTTGATTTTGTGATATTGCCACCCGCCAGTGAGGGGGGGGGGAGAATGAACAAATGCACGTGATGATATAAAACTGCGTGATTAATCAGTTAAAATTCAAATCAAGAAAATATCGAATTTATTGTGCAAAAAAGAGGGATTTTATCGCTTCTCTGAAATAGAACCGTCTGGGGTGTTGAGTGAAAGAAGATAGGAAGCAGGGGCATTTCGTCCGTATTGGTTCACTGAAATTATCAGAGCAACAAGAATGAGTGAGGCTGGCTTAAAGGCTTTAAAAAAGAAGTTCTTCTGATTTCAGGGTATTTACAAACAAAGACACGGCAGCGCGGGCTGATTCAATCTGGTGGACAGTGGAAAGGTTTCATCAATTCTTAAAATCAAATGCCTCACTCGCGAAATAACCTACCCGCCGGATTCAAACACAAAGCACCCACGTATTCACGTTCATCTACTCTGTATTCAAACTGGAATTTTTGAAAATAAAGCACAAGCTTTATCACTTTGCACTGCCTACCAAATTGTTCGTTAAACCGATTCAGCAAGCTCTTACTGAACTTTAAAATCTTTAGAGCTGCCTAACATCATATAATCACAATTGACGCTTAATTAAAGAACTCATTTTTATTTTGGAACTTGCTGAGTAACACAGTGAATATTTCCTCCACCCAGCAAGACTTCTCGAGCAGGAATACCTGTGATTTGATAATCAGGAAATATTTTTTTAAATATCTCACCGGCCTCTGTATCATGAGGATCATTAAGTAATGGAAAAACAATTTGCTGATTAGTATTTAAAAAATTGATGTAAGATCCCGCCAATCGTTCCCCTGGTTGACGAGAAGAACCATTCGCAAGAATACCGATTTTTTCCTTTTTCTTCCTATAAAGAGGCGATGGCGCTGGAATTTTCCATATTTTCAAGGATCGACCTCGCGCATCTTTCGCTTGCGATAGCGTTTCATAAGCCGAAAGTGACCGCGCGTATTGTGTATCCTTTACATCCTCTGTCCAATGCAGGGCAACCTCTCCTGGCCTAACAAAACAACATATATTGTCGATATGACCATCTGTTTCATCATTACATAATCCCTCAGGCAACCATATAAAATGAGTAACCCCTAAATATTCAACAAGGACTTTTTCAATGTTTGATTGTGTTAAATCTGGATTACGATTCTTGTGAAGCAAGCATTCTGATGTGGTCAGTAAAGTGCCCTCTCCGTCAGTATGGATAGAGCCCCCTTCTAATATAATGGGCGCTTTATAAAGCGAATAATTATGGAACTGACTGATTTTTTGGGCTACTTTTTCATCCTTCCGCCAGTCATCATACAGCCCTCCCAATGCCCCTCCCCAAGCGTTGAATTTCCAATGAACCGCCCGAATTTCTGACCCATTTGTAACCATCGTAGGACCCGTATCGCGCACCCAGGCATCGTCGCTGTTCATTTCTACCAAATTAATCTGAGACGACATGATTTTTTTTGCCTGTGACATAAAAATAGCCGGCACACCCATATAAACAGGAGTGGTTTGTGATATTGCTTCCGCAATCTGAGCAAAGGTTTTTTGTACTGGAAGAGCATGATCACGCCAGTTATCGTGGCGATAGGGCCACAGCATCCATATAGCTTGATGAGCCGCCCACTCCGCAGGCATATAAAATCCGTCTTTTTGAGGTGTGTTAGGTAGGTAACATAAAGGAAAAGACATTATCGCCTCCTTGTTTGGGCATCACTGGTATTCAGGGTTTCGTACATTTCGGGTCTGCGGTCGCGAAATAGACCCCATGATGACCGTTGAACAGCAATTTTTTTCAAATCAAATTCATACACTAAAACTGCTTCTTCTGTTTGAGTGGCCTCAGCAACTATCTCTCCGATATGGTTTGTAATAAAAGAAGAGCCATAAAAAGTGATTTCTAATCCCTCAACATATCGACTGAGTTCTTTGCCAATTCGATTGGAAACGACAATAGGTACCATATTTGCTGCAGCATGACCTTGTTGCACAAAGGTCCAATGGGGCTGGCTGTTGATTTCAGGAAAATTTGGCTCAGAGCCAATAGCAGTAGGATAAAAAATAATCTCCGCACCTTTTAACGCAAGGCAACGGGCCGTTTCTGGAAACCATTGATCCCAACAAATTCCCACACCTATTTTGGCATACGAGGTGTCCCATACTTGAAACCCGGTATCTCCGGGCGTAAAAAAATGCTTTTCCTGATACCCTGGGCCATTAGGAATATGTGTCTTTCGGTAAAGATTTAATACAGTGCCATCTGCATTAATGACCACCAGAGAGTTATAATAAACATTGTGGGCAGATTCAAAAAAACTCAGCGGCAATACAACGGCTAATTCAGCGGCCAAAGCAGAAAAATACTTAATCAGAACACTGCTTTCGACATTTTCAGCCAAGCTATAATGTGCGGGGTTTTGATCAATACAAAAATAAGGAGTGGCGAAGAGCTCCTGAATTAAGATAATCTGAGCACCTTGAGCATGTGCTTTTCGTATTAATTTTTCGGCTTTCTCAATATTTTTAGGCAAATTCCAAGAACAAGACATTTGAGTTGCTGCCACTTTGACCTGTGTCATAAAAAACTCTCAATGTAAAAAGTAGGCGGCTTTCTTTTTTGTTTCATAAGGCACGATCTTGTGCTTTGTTTGAAGAAAACCAGCTTTCCAAGATGATGACGGCAGAAGTGGCATCGACACTACTTTTGTTGAGTGCCTGATATCCCCCTTTATCAAACAGGTAAGCACGAGCTTCTGCTGTGCTGAGTCTTTCATCGTGAAAGACGACTTTGATACCAAAACGTCGATATAAAGCATGACCAAATTGACGGGCACTTTCAGTGATCGGTTGTTCTGTACCATCCATATTTAAGGGAAATCCTACCACCACTAAATCAGGATACCATTCTGATAATAATCTTTCGATTTTGATCCAATCCGGAGTGCCATTTTTTGATTTGCAGGCCGTTAATGGTCTGGCGGTTTCTGTGATATTTTGACCGATAGCAACACCAATACTTTTTGTACCAAAATCAAAAGCAATAATATTGGTCCATCGCATTAAGCATGCCCTGCTTGTTGCGCAATATGAAAAATATTAATTCCTAGTTTACTGGCAGCTTCATACCAGCGATTAGGTATTAGGGTATTAAATAAAATTTCTGTATCTGCTTTTGTGGTTAGCCAGACATTGTCTATTAATTCCTGCTCTAACTGACCTTTTTGCCAACCGGTATATCCTACAGCGACCATGATATTTTTAGGTTGTTTTTTTGTACCGAGTGTTTTCAAAATATCTTTTGAGGTAGTAATCATAGTGTCATCTGAAACATGAATACTAGAATTAAATCCTGATTGTGGAGAATGTAAAATAAAACCTCGATCATCTGACAGGGGGCCTCCGCTCATCACAGGTTTATTTAAATGTCCTGCATCATGCACCGACGAGATATTTAAC harbors:
- the ruvX gene encoding Holliday junction resolvase RuvX, whose translation is MRWTNIIAFDFGTKSIGVAIGQNITETARPLTACKSKNGTPDWIKIERLLSEWYPDLVVVGFPLNMDGTEQPITESARQFGHALYRRFGIKVVFHDERLSTAEARAYLFDKGGYQALNKSSVDATSAVIILESWFSSNKAQDRAL
- the aguA gene encoding agmatine deiminase, whose translation is MSFPLCYLPNTPQKDGFYMPAEWAAHQAIWMLWPYRHDNWRDHALPVQKTFAQIAEAISQTTPVYMGVPAIFMSQAKKIMSSQINLVEMNSDDAWVRDTGPTMVTNGSEIRAVHWKFNAWGGALGGLYDDWRKDEKVAQKISQFHNYSLYKAPIILEGGSIHTDGEGTLLTTSECLLHKNRNPDLTQSNIEKVLVEYLGVTHFIWLPEGLCNDETDGHIDNICCFVRPGEVALHWTEDVKDTQYARSLSAYETLSQAKDARGRSLKIWKIPAPSPLYRKKKEKIGILANGSSRQPGERLAGSYINFLNTNQQIVFPLLNDPHDTEAGEIFKKIFPDYQITGIPAREVLLGGGNIHCVTQQVPK
- the aguB gene encoding N-carbamoylputrescine amidase; translated protein: MTQVKVAATQMSCSWNLPKNIEKAEKLIRKAHAQGAQIILIQELFATPYFCIDQNPAHYSLAENVESSVLIKYFSALAAELAVVLPLSFFESAHNVYYNSLVVINADGTVLNLYRKTHIPNGPGYQEKHFFTPGDTGFQVWDTSYAKIGVGICWDQWFPETARCLALKGAEIIFYPTAIGSEPNFPEINSQPHWTFVQQGHAAANMVPIVVSNRIGKELSRYVEGLEITFYGSSFITNHIGEIVAEATQTEEAVLVYEFDLKKIAVQRSSWGLFRDRRPEMYETLNTSDAQTRRR
- the cdsA gene encoding phosphatidate cytidylyltransferase; translated protein: MLKHRFITALILLPIVISAVFLSSTLCFAIVTLVICLLAAWEWGRLAGLTVFSQRIGLIIFFSIFLISLLLNFLTDQSSIHFLPFGFSLLIWLSLGWWIIALILVLTYPNSAVFWQHSSFLRIIFGILTIIPFFCGMLALRQYAYEQDHKIGIVWLFYLMLLVWGADSGAYIFGKRFGKHQLAPKISPGKTWEGLIGGLLVSTLISLLFAYYFPLGITYQKLFICSVISVFASILGDLTESMFKRQVRIKDSGYLIPGHGGILDRIDSLTAAVPVFACFMLFIF
- a CDS encoding YqgE/AlgH family protein, which translates into the protein MNLQHHFLIAMPLLQNTYFERSVIYVCEHNENGAMGLMINQPVARFTLERLLKKLNISSVHDAGHLNKPVMSGGPLSDDRGFILHSPQSGFNSSIHVSDDTMITTSKDILKTLGTKKQPKNIMVAVGYTGWQKGQLEQELIDNVWLTTKADTEILFNTLIPNRWYEAASKLGINIFHIAQQAGHA
- the rseP gene encoding sigma E protease regulator RseP; the protein is MIDLLWNMLTFIISLTTLVAVHEFGHFWVARRCGVYVERFSIGFGKRLWSTKDAKGTEYIIALIPLGGYVKMLDERIQTVPLHLKNQAFNNKTILQRTAIISAGPLANFLFALLAWMCAFMIGVGDVRSLIIDVIPNSIAEKSGMIIGMELKSVDGVKTPCWNSARLELLKKVAQQQVPVEVVMTKSGQLEKKILDLRDWDLGNKSQDQLFNLGIMPCCYQFTSVLSHIAPNSPAEKAGLRIGDKIVRVNHDLLDSWLSFLTLIRKNPNQSLILEIERQGAPVTLTLKLGEKWVNIGRSGNRIQEGFAGIMPEMLPLKDIERYEVTCRYNLYLAFSHAAQKVWETISLTVSTLTKLILGKIPLNYLGGPISIAIGAGASANNGFVYYLIFLALISINLGIVNLLPLPILDGGHLLFLAMEKCRGRPISEKIQNLSYRIGLIFLLLLIVIALYNDFSRF
- the uppS gene encoding polyprenyl diphosphate synthase — translated: MPYKKFQMDSLRSHWPRHVAIIMDGNGRWAEKKGKLRILGHKEGARSVRNVVNFAVNHRLPSLTLYAFSSENWHRPEKEVTALMRLFMQTLGNEVKNLHKNNVCFQIIGDISRFTPRLQNRIRSAEELTENNNGLKLNIAANYGGRWDIIKSVQSLAALVKIGQLEPSQINEELMNSYLSLKEQPDVDLMIRTGGEYRVSNFLLWQIAYTEFYFTDVLWPDFDEFIFESALNAFAKRERRFGRTVPIDVDIS